One segment of Phragmites australis chromosome 13, lpPhrAust1.1, whole genome shotgun sequence DNA contains the following:
- the LOC133889406 gene encoding uncharacterized protein LOC133889406: MGNGQADALEKAAAMGKDPSLGTILETLHQPATKSLDETVATILPIETTNWRTPLLSFLSGTEKPNDPVALRRIQHRARGYRLIQGALYNTDVCAPLLRCIARPEGANLIQKIHEGLCGNHLVTRTLLQGLYWPTIMSDAEDLVCTCQECQWMGRRSHRPPPPLQPIVPV, translated from the coding sequence ATGGGCAACGGCCAGGCAGACGCCCTGGAAAAAGCTGCCGCCATGGGCAAAGACCCATCGTTGGGCACCATCCTCGAGACACTACACCAACCAGCTACTAAAAGTCTTGATGAGACAgtcgccaccatcctccccatcgaaaccaCCAACTGGAGaactcccctcttatccttcctcagtGGAACAGAAAAGCCGAACGACCCGGTTGCACTCCGCCGCATTCAGCATCGTGCCaggggctaccgtctcataCAAGGTGCCCTTTACAATACAGATGTCTGCGCAcccctccttcgctgcatcGCTAGACCagaaggggccaacctcatCCAGAAGATACATGAGGGCCTTTGTGGCAACCATTTGGTGACTCGCACCCTCCTCCAGGGGCTCTactggcctacaatcatgtctgATGCGGAAGACCTCGTTTGCACCTGCCAAgaatgccaatggatgggacgacgaAGCCACCGGCCCCCACCTCCCCTACAGCCAATCGTTCCCGTCTAG